One genomic segment of Natrialbaceae archaeon AArc-T1-2 includes these proteins:
- a CDS encoding ornithine cyclodeaminase family protein, with protein sequence MTDALFLTSDDVTGLAPPAAYVDAVREGYRQRGEGAPAEPRTTLSRTDPEGMLTTYVAVLPETGAMGGYTYASGFGAEDAWFVTPLFDADTGEPLALIDGASMNPFKTGAAGAVAVDALAREDAEALGVIGTGPQARGQLATTATVRGLSAVRVYSPTPEHREDFAAEFDDRLEADVTAVSSSTDAVAGADVVITATTASDPVVDGDDLDPGTHVTAMGQYDPDNRELDTTTIERATYVPDLRARVTQDAGSFLAALEAGVVTEDDVHAELGAVVAGNEPGRTSDDEITVFDSGGTGIETTAAAYMLYERAREEGIGTTVSIAPASEALTGRQ encoded by the coding sequence ATGACAGACGCGCTCTTTCTCACGAGCGACGACGTCACCGGACTCGCACCACCAGCAGCGTACGTCGACGCCGTCCGCGAGGGCTATCGCCAGCGCGGCGAGGGCGCTCCCGCCGAACCGCGGACGACGCTTTCCCGGACCGATCCCGAGGGAATGCTCACGACCTACGTCGCCGTTCTTCCCGAGACCGGAGCGATGGGCGGATACACCTACGCCTCCGGCTTCGGAGCCGAAGACGCCTGGTTCGTGACGCCGCTTTTCGACGCCGACACCGGCGAACCGCTCGCGCTGATAGACGGCGCGAGTATGAACCCGTTCAAGACCGGGGCCGCCGGAGCCGTCGCTGTCGACGCCCTCGCCCGCGAGGACGCCGAGGCGCTCGGCGTAATCGGCACCGGACCGCAGGCCCGCGGCCAGCTGGCTACGACCGCCACCGTCCGTGGCCTCTCTGCGGTCCGCGTCTATTCGCCGACGCCAGAACACCGGGAGGACTTCGCTGCGGAGTTCGACGACCGTCTCGAGGCCGACGTGACCGCCGTCTCCTCGAGCACCGACGCCGTCGCCGGTGCGGACGTGGTGATCACGGCGACGACGGCGAGCGATCCCGTCGTCGACGGCGACGACCTCGATCCCGGGACTCACGTCACGGCGATGGGCCAGTACGATCCCGACAACCGGGAACTCGATACGACGACGATCGAGCGGGCGACGTACGTCCCCGATCTGCGAGCGCGAGTGACCCAGGACGCGGGGTCGTTTCTGGCCGCGCTCGAGGCTGGCGTCGTCACCGAGGACGACGTCCACGCCGAACTGGGAGCGGTCGTCGCCGGGAACGAACCCGGCCGCACGAGCGACGATGAGATCACGGTCTTCGACAGCGGCGGCACCGGCATCGAGACGACCGCGGCCGCGTACATGCTGTACGAACGCGCCCGCGAGGAGGGTATCGGGACGACGGTTTCGATCGCGCCGGCGAGCGAGGCGCTGACGGGACGGCAGTGA
- a CDS encoding DUF3054 domain-containing protein, which produces MLETERALEVGPRCRESVLVGVVDVGLLAGLILFGQLSHGLNPIAEPIGALETILPFLIGWIIAAPLAGVYAQAALASPWLGARVTAVGWLAAANVGFVLRSSPAFEGGIAWAFPLVMSGFGLIVLVGWRIGYATAAGD; this is translated from the coding sequence ATGCTCGAGACCGAACGAGCGCTCGAGGTCGGCCCGAGGTGTCGTGAATCGGTACTCGTCGGCGTCGTCGACGTCGGGTTGCTCGCCGGATTGATCCTCTTCGGACAGCTTAGCCACGGATTGAACCCGATCGCGGAACCGATCGGCGCGCTCGAGACGATACTGCCGTTTCTGATCGGCTGGATCATCGCCGCGCCGCTTGCGGGCGTCTACGCCCAGGCGGCGCTCGCTTCGCCCTGGCTCGGCGCGCGCGTGACCGCAGTCGGGTGGCTCGCCGCTGCGAACGTCGGCTTCGTCCTGCGATCCTCGCCGGCGTTCGAGGGCGGGATCGCCTGGGCGTTTCCGCTCGTGATGTCCGGGTTCGGCCTGATCGTCCTCGTCGGCTGGCGAATCGGGTACGCAACTGCCGCCGGCGACTGA